One part of the Streptomyces sp. AM 2-1-1 genome encodes these proteins:
- the fxsA gene encoding FxsA family membrane protein — MTTGTPPPNRPRRSRVRGFLPLGFAAWLVVEVWLLILVARAAGGLTVLLLLAAGFVFGAAVVKKAGRRAFSHLTETLRQAPGQPGGTSEPPEPQPTARGNGFLMLGGILLMIPGMLSDLAGLLLLVPPVRTALSRSTERSLERRMRAAAAGSLAGTFQQARMHHPDGKVVQGEVIREDGSRPPTGGDDGPRGPRPPLTP; from the coding sequence CCGCTCGGCTTCGCCGCCTGGCTGGTGGTGGAGGTCTGGCTGCTGATCCTGGTGGCGCGCGCGGCCGGGGGCCTCACCGTCCTGCTGCTCCTGGCGGCGGGCTTCGTCTTCGGCGCGGCGGTGGTCAAGAAGGCCGGTCGCCGCGCCTTCTCCCACCTCACCGAGACCCTCCGGCAGGCGCCCGGTCAGCCCGGCGGCACGAGCGAGCCGCCGGAGCCGCAGCCGACGGCCCGGGGCAACGGCTTCCTGATGCTGGGCGGAATCCTCCTGATGATTCCCGGCATGCTCTCCGACCTCGCCGGCCTGCTGCTCCTGGTGCCGCCCGTCCGTACGGCGCTCAGCCGGTCCACCGAGCGGTCCCTGGAACGCCGGATGCGCGCCGCCGCCGCAGGAAGCCTCGCCGGAACCTTCCAGCAGGCCCGCATGCACCACCCGGACGGGAAGGTCGTCCAGGGCGAGGTCATCCGCGAGGACGGCTCGCGGCCGCCCACGGGCGGCGACGACGGGCCGCGAGGCCCCCGGCCGCCGCTGACCCCCTGA
- a CDS encoding RNA polymerase-binding protein RbpA yields MSERALRGTRLVVTSYETDRGIDLAPRQAVEYACQNGHRFEMPFSVEAEIPPEWECKACGAMALLVDGDGPEEKKGKPARTHWDMLMERRTREELEEVLAERLAVLRSGAMNIAVHPRDSRKSA; encoded by the coding sequence ATGAGTGAGCGAGCTCTCCGCGGCACGCGACTCGTGGTTACCAGCTACGAGACGGACCGCGGCATCGATCTGGCCCCGCGCCAGGCGGTGGAGTACGCATGCCAGAACGGACATCGATTTGAGATGCCGTTCTCGGTAGAGGCGGAAATTCCGCCGGAGTGGGAGTGCAAGGCGTGTGGCGCCATGGCACTCCTGGTGGACGGGGATGGCCCCGAGGAGAAGAAGGGCAAGCCTGCGCGTACGCACTGGGACATGCTCATGGAGCGGCGCACCCGCGAGGAGCTGGAGGAGGTGCTGGCCGAGAGGCTGGCGGTTCTGCGCTCCGGAGCCATGAACATCGCCGTGCATCCGCGGGACAGCAGGAAGTCCGCCTGA
- a CDS encoding MFS transporter, which produces MSTETTGKATPPERPADAAGALARRREQRGWYFYDFACSVYSTSVLTVFLGPYLTSVAKAAADSEGFVHPLGVPVRAGSLFAYAVSVSVLLAVVLMPLVGAAADRSGRKKPLLAAAAYTGAAATTGMFFLDGHRYLLGALLLIVANAAISVSMVLYNSYLPQIAGPEERDAVSSRGWAFGYTSGALVLVLDLIVYTGHDSFGLSESDAVRICLASAGLWWGAFTVVPLRRLRDRRVAPEGEGAVGSGWRQLIATLRDMRRHPLTLAFLLAYLVYNDGVQTVISQASVYGSEELGLDQTTLITAVLLVQILAVAGALGMGRLARTYGAQRTILASLVVWTLILVAAYFLPADAPAFFYVLAAAIGLVLGGSQALSRSLFSHLVPRGKEAEYFSAYEMSDRGLSWLGPLVFGLAYQLTGSYRQAIISLVVFFVVGSVLLARVPLRAAVAAAGNPVPERI; this is translated from the coding sequence TTGAGCACGGAGACCACGGGGAAGGCGACACCGCCAGAACGGCCGGCGGACGCGGCGGGGGCCCTCGCGCGCAGACGGGAGCAACGGGGCTGGTACTTCTACGACTTCGCGTGCTCGGTCTACTCCACGAGCGTGCTCACCGTCTTCCTCGGGCCCTATCTGACCTCGGTGGCGAAGGCGGCCGCCGATTCCGAGGGGTTCGTGCATCCGCTCGGCGTGCCGGTGCGGGCCGGATCGCTCTTCGCGTACGCGGTCTCCGTGTCGGTGCTCCTCGCGGTGGTGCTCATGCCGCTGGTGGGCGCGGCGGCGGACCGTTCCGGCCGCAAGAAGCCGCTGCTGGCCGCGGCGGCGTACACGGGGGCGGCGGCCACGACCGGGATGTTCTTCCTGGACGGCCACCGCTATCTGCTCGGCGCCCTCCTGCTGATCGTGGCCAACGCGGCGATCTCGGTGTCGATGGTGCTCTACAACTCCTACCTCCCGCAGATCGCCGGGCCCGAGGAGCGGGACGCGGTCTCCTCCCGGGGCTGGGCGTTCGGCTACACCTCGGGCGCGCTCGTCCTCGTGCTCGACCTGATCGTCTACACGGGGCACGACTCGTTCGGCCTCTCCGAGTCGGACGCCGTGCGCATCTGCCTGGCCTCCGCCGGTCTGTGGTGGGGCGCCTTCACCGTCGTGCCGCTGCGGCGGCTGCGCGACCGCCGGGTGGCACCGGAGGGGGAGGGCGCCGTCGGCTCGGGGTGGCGGCAGCTGATCGCCACCCTGCGCGACATGCGGCGCCATCCGCTGACGCTCGCGTTCCTGCTGGCGTACCTCGTCTACAACGACGGGGTGCAGACCGTCATCTCGCAGGCCTCCGTGTACGGCTCCGAGGAGCTGGGCCTCGATCAGACGACGCTGATCACCGCGGTCCTGCTGGTGCAGATCCTGGCGGTGGCGGGCGCGCTCGGGATGGGGCGGCTCGCCCGGACCTACGGCGCGCAGCGCACGATCCTGGCGTCCCTCGTGGTCTGGACGCTGATCCTGGTGGCCGCCTACTTCCTGCCGGCCGACGCGCCCGCCTTCTTCTACGTCCTGGCGGCGGCGATCGGTCTCGTCCTCGGGGGCAGCCAGGCACTCTCCCGTTCCCTTTTCTCGCATCTGGTCCCGCGCGGCAAGGAAGCCGAGTATTTTTCCGCGTACGAGATGAGCGACCGCGGACTCAGCTGGCTGGGGCCCCTGGTCTTCGGCCTGGCGTACCAGCTGACCGGCAGTTATCGGCAGGCGATCATCTCGCTGGTGGTGTTCTTCGTCGTCGGCTCGGTGCTGCTCGCCAGGGTGCCGTTGCGGGCCGCTGTGGCCGCCGCGGGCAACCCCGTGCCGGAGCGGATTTAG